Part of the Micropterus dolomieu isolate WLL.071019.BEF.003 ecotype Adirondacks linkage group LG22, ASM2129224v1, whole genome shotgun sequence genome is shown below.
CATTGAGGCACAGATGGCGGCCACTAAAGATGTTTCCATGGAGCCGACTGTTGGAAGCCTTAATGATGATCTGGTATGTGGTCAAGAGTGTTGATGGTCAATTCTAGTCATTTATCATGcgaaaatattttcagtttctagtgtgaaaatgtgttgcttttcttgtttttattattattgtaaagtaaatattttggGATTTtgagctgtgttttgtttgaggacaaaatgtatCTGTTATTAACAGAATGAAGCCGCTAAGGAGTTTGAGGAGAGACATAAGCAGGATGTAGAGAAGGTGAAGGAAATGGACCTGGAAGAGTGAGTATGAGGTTGGGGGTTATGGCCTTGGTCATTATTTGTGTaaaattttgaataaaaaaaaaatgtaggctacaggaCAATATTTGCTGGAGCTGAATGATTTCTTTGTGTTTACAGATACAAGATCCGTGGAGATGATGAGGAATGGGACCAGGTGTTGAAGAAAGCAGGGAACACGGCTATCATTAGCATCAAGAGGTGCAGTGACCTCAAgcgttgtgtgtgtctgtctgtgtctggtTGTTGTAGAAACATGTTTGTAACCGATGTCCTACTGCCAACAGTGACAAAAAGAGGAAGTTGGACGGGGGAAATGCCACAGCAAGCAATGGGGCTGCCCAGCATGGGAAACTAAAAAAGAAGGAAATCCAACACGGCAAATTCAAGAAGAACAAGGACAAGCATGGCAAATTTGGAAAGAAGGCGTGACAGTGAACCGTGCTGCATTGACAGCGCACTGACAGTGTGTGGGCGCAGAGCAGCATCAACATGATCTGCAATTGGCAGACCTTTTGGATATCGTGGATGGACTTGCAGATACTGAAGAGCACCCAAAAGactgtatttctacatttgtcATAACAAGTTTGTTGCTTTGGTTTATGTTAAGTGCAGAGAAACTGTATAGCGGCAGAAAATAACTCACGTACACTTATTGTACTAAATAGGTAAAATTTACTTTCaagtatttaaaacattttcacaatgtTTAGAGTTCCCTTTTAGCTGATGTCATGACTTCTACAAAGACTTGTAAAAAGTTAATggaaaggttgttttttttttgttttttttaaagtgaggtatATGATTGGTTTTAGGTTACACTGAATGGGTCACTTGAACACCTGAGGCTGTATATCAGTCCACTTctgtttcagctgctgtttcactgTGTCTGGTGCAAAGATACAGTCTATGGCCTGCAGGGAGAGCTTCCATACAGCCTCACGACTGAGTCCAAACGTGGATGCTGCCAGCTGATATTCCTGAGACAAGTCTGTACAGAAGACTCCTTTATCATCAGTCTGTAATGTgacaaagaataaaaatcatTCATGGtaaatttatttcttttttaaaataagagtTAGTCCACCAATTTATCACATCAATGTAATTTTACTCGTCATTAAGGGGgtactactcagcctgtgaaatcAGCAGTTAGGCTTGAGACTTCTAATATTTGACCTGTGTTATAAACTGGGGCATAGCATTTATCGAGCAGGGAGGGTCTAATGACTAATGAAGCTATTGAGGTGCATTATGGGAATCGTAGGATACAACATTTTTGAATCTTGACTCATAGTAAGGACTAAAAGTCAGGGTATGTCTCTGTTGAATCAATTTTAACCACTCTTTGTTTTAATGTCACTTCCAAACCCCCTCACCAAATGAAACTAATACTAAATCACTGGAGTACCAATTAATGAATTAGGACTGGGTACTGAACCTCAATACTTTTAAGTCCTTCTCAAATTGTGTCTGTGGCATCAAGTATGAAATACCATAAGTTGGCCCCAAACGCTTGGTTACATTCTAAGTCTTGTTTAGTGCTGTGgttaaatattttatgaattaaatCGAGATTTGATGCACAGTCAAGACAACATTAAACACTCGAGACTTTTGGCTAAACTGGTGAATGAAAAGGTTTTCCACATATCAAAGTAAGATACCAAATAAAGTATAATTTTGGCATCAGTACTGAAACTCTCGATCACATATatggatattattattattatatggaTATATATGGTATATAAATCTTTTAAACGTGTacatgatgttttaaaaataagtttcaCTACCTGTGAAGTGCAAAGAAGGAAACTTACACAAATCACACTTGGATGTCCCAACTCGTACCAGTATTTGAAATGATGTTTGGAGTAACACGGTACAGTTTGTCCTTTGACATTTGATGTCAGACATAGCTctacaagaaaaagaaagtagagaaatacaaaaagtaaactTACTGTGCATATCACACAAAATGTATAATTTCATCATAGTCTTACCCAGTGGTATGTTGTTCTTTACTACTTTGTCAACAAGACTTTGAGAGCCGCCCACTTCAGGATGCAAGAAGGTGCCGTGACCAATCCTGTCTGGAGGAAGATTCAACAGCAAGTCTGACTCTTCCAGCTGTGATGGTACCTGCAACAgtttttgtttgaaatgttaGAGCACTCACAGATAATGTGAATACAGATAACAaatgacattaaaaatgttgtcatACTTCTGAGAGGTGCAGCGACAACTTCAGTCCACAGTTCTTGGCCCTCTGTAGAGCAGGAAGTAGGTCTTTGCCATGGCCAACCTTCAAATGTacacattaattaacatgaAGTACTGTGACAAACCCCCTTgtggtaaaacacacacacttggtttTAATTGGAAGGAGTGATATTCCATCTGGAGGCATCAACTGAACTGTACCATCCCATTGCTTTGATTTGTGCCACTGAGAttgtcaaaaaatgtatttgtaaaaacTCTGTAGCATCTTTCAAAATAGGACAAAGCACAATTACACAAGAGACGCTGTTGTGATATGTGATTTGAAAACTTCAGCAACTGCACTGCAGCTATCTGGATGGAAAGATCACATTTCTAGTAAGAGActaaatcaaatgtaataatGCTTTTAACTTTCATTATGTTACCTTCCTAAATGTATAGGATAACTGACTGAGTACATTAGACTTGAGTATCAAAAGTACTCATTTTGAGTTTACTGTGACATGTAATTAGTACTTTAATCTTAAAGCTTGTCCAACTACTACCTATCTAATAATGAATTAAATCTGTTACATTCTTTTCACCAGGCTTTTCTTGTCTACAAGCACCAAAACTGGCTGACTGACCGTTGGATCTCCACTGAGGTCAAGCCCCACCACCAAACCATCAGAAGACAGCATGAACTCCTCAGCCAGCTTCACTGTCTCCATGGCAACTTCAGTCCCATTCCTGCGGTCAATCGCCACCAGAAACCTTCAGGACAAATGGGCACATTTAGAGAAATGCACTACTATGGCCAGCGCTCAAGTTATTGGATCAAACATTATGCAACATTTTGGTTGGTTTGGTGTTATCACCAGCTAGTGACAGGGACAGGAGTGTGTCCAACACAGCCATGTCTCATACACCTGAG
Proteins encoded:
- the adal gene encoding adenosine deaminase-like protein, producing the protein MENESDVFYRELPKVELHAHLNGSVSFQTIEKLISRKPHLNIEHSMTAIGKGQRRTLDECFEVFKVIHQLVDTEEDILMVATDVIREFANDGVKYLELRSTPREEKHTGLTKKSYIETVIKAIQQCKNDGVDIDVRFLVAIDRRNGTEVAMETVKLAEEFMLSSDGLVVGLDLSGDPTVGHGKDLLPALQRAKNCGLKLSLHLSEVPSQLEESDLLLNLPPDRIGHGTFLHPEVGGSQSLVDKVVKNNIPLELCLTSNVKGQTVPCYSKHHFKYWYELGHPSVICTDDKGVFCTDLSQEYQLAASTFGLSREAVWKLSLQAIDCIFAPDTVKQQLKQKWTDIQPQVFK